The following proteins are co-located in the Agromyces laixinhei genome:
- a CDS encoding LacI family DNA-binding transcriptional regulator, translating into MPKAKRVTITDIARLAGVSPGAVSFALNGRPGVSDQTRQRILDIAAEHQWLPSSAARALVGSRAGVIGFAVNRSAGTLGTEAFFTDLIAGVQSALAEYRIAMQMVLVSSIEEEVAIYRHWRSANQVDGVIVIDPRDDDPRLAALQEMALPAVVIGSHESEAGHPAAIWLDDRHVAHSLFDYMVALGHRSIAFVAGPAEFQHTRMRTEVLEGLGARGIAGEVIATDFSPNAAATAMRRLLSRPQRPSAVVFDNDVMAIAGLRVAQEMRVAVPDELSIASFDDSVVAGLVRPSITCITRDTFGLGAAAAEFLREQIESAEVLPDRVGALPQLTVRESTAAPH; encoded by the coding sequence ATGCCGAAGGCGAAACGCGTCACCATCACGGACATCGCGAGACTCGCGGGAGTGTCTCCGGGTGCGGTGTCGTTCGCCCTGAACGGACGCCCGGGCGTCAGCGACCAGACCCGTCAGCGCATCCTCGACATCGCGGCCGAGCACCAGTGGCTGCCGAGTTCCGCCGCCCGCGCGCTGGTGGGTTCACGTGCCGGCGTCATCGGCTTCGCGGTGAACCGGTCGGCGGGCACGCTCGGCACCGAGGCCTTCTTCACCGACCTGATCGCCGGTGTGCAGTCCGCGCTGGCCGAGTACCGCATCGCCATGCAGATGGTGCTGGTCTCCTCGATCGAAGAGGAGGTGGCGATCTATCGTCACTGGCGCAGCGCCAACCAGGTCGACGGCGTGATCGTGATCGACCCTCGCGACGACGACCCCCGGCTCGCCGCACTGCAGGAGATGGCACTGCCCGCCGTCGTCATCGGCAGTCATGAATCGGAAGCGGGGCATCCCGCGGCCATCTGGCTCGACGACCGGCACGTGGCCCATTCGCTCTTCGACTACATGGTCGCGCTCGGGCACCGCTCGATCGCCTTCGTCGCCGGGCCGGCGGAGTTCCAGCACACGAGGATGCGCACCGAGGTGCTCGAAGGGCTGGGTGCGCGCGGGATCGCCGGTGAGGTCATCGCCACGGACTTCTCGCCGAACGCGGCGGCGACGGCGATGCGCCGTCTGCTCAGTCGCCCGCAACGCCCGAGCGCCGTGGTCTTCGACAACGACGTGATGGCCATCGCCGGGCTCCGGGTCGCGCAGGAGATGCGGGTGGCCGTGCCCGATGAGCTGTCGATCGCGTCATTCGACGACTCCGTCGTCGCCGGGCTCGTGCGGCCCTCGATCACGTGCATCACACGCGACACCTTCGGCCTCGGCGCAGCCGCGGCCGAGTTTCTGCGGGAGCAGATCGAGTCGGCCGAGGTGCTGCCCGACCGCGTGGGCGCATTGCCGCAACTCACCGTGCGTGAGAGCACCGCCGCCCCGCATTGA